A single region of the Prochlorococcus marinus str. MIT 0917 genome encodes:
- a CDS encoding DNA repair protein RecN — MLTSLRFLNIALFGNLEIDFDKGFTVFTGQTGSGKSIFIDTLNALLANKKSFHDDRLVSKGSDFSSIEGVFSVSQNTKNWLINNEFDIEEELIVTREWRLKENKYKSRFRINGVLVNRDQISELRSNLFDFTLQGDTYLLNDSLYQLNLLDSLGLKKIQSSISKVKEDWKIWHESNIKLEKARHRILDSKKEFEEMEYTYQDLNKLELEDPDEQIKLETAQNRLSNVLRLKEGVKSLLIRLNESLDEYPTVLDHFNFCMNELKILSQMDSSLEPTYDNFYKIINNLNDLIYQINDYEKTLDIDPSFLNDLQVRLSNLKFYQKKYQRNLQDLINYKNELMNCLSSQNSFNNINEMALFEDKKRRIRDNSNKDLSKIRKNIALEFEDKLIMSLKNLGIPNARFKVVFEESEPTMNGFDKVNFMFSANPGLPLAPLAERASGGEKSRVLLAIKSIFSTFNQSNLLIFDEIDLGVSGSVSSYVANLLHELSIHQQVFCVTHQPLIAAFADNHFVLKKSVIAGATKSIVINLKEIADRKRELALLAGGEIVEANAYAESLLEHKAA; from the coding sequence ATGCTTACCAGCCTTCGTTTTCTAAATATAGCTTTATTTGGGAATTTAGAGATCGACTTTGATAAAGGATTTACTGTTTTTACAGGGCAAACTGGTTCAGGTAAATCAATATTTATTGATACGTTGAATGCTTTATTGGCGAATAAAAAAAGTTTTCATGATGATCGATTGGTATCTAAAGGATCTGATTTTTCATCAATCGAGGGTGTTTTTTCTGTGTCGCAAAATACGAAAAATTGGCTAATTAATAACGAATTTGATATTGAGGAAGAATTAATTGTGACTAGGGAATGGCGTTTAAAAGAAAATAAATATAAATCTAGATTTAGAATTAATGGTGTATTAGTTAATAGAGATCAAATATCAGAATTGAGATCCAATTTATTTGATTTCACACTACAAGGAGATACTTATCTTTTAAATGATTCATTGTATCAATTAAACTTATTAGATTCATTAGGTTTAAAAAAAATTCAATCATCTATATCTAAAGTTAAGGAAGATTGGAAGATATGGCATGAATCTAATATTAAATTAGAGAAAGCTCGACATAGAATCTTAGATTCTAAAAAAGAGTTTGAGGAAATGGAATATACATACCAAGATTTGAATAAATTAGAATTAGAAGACCCAGACGAGCAAATTAAGCTAGAAACTGCTCAAAATCGTTTATCAAATGTTTTAAGATTAAAAGAAGGAGTTAAATCTTTATTAATTCGTTTAAATGAAAGTTTAGATGAGTATCCAACAGTGCTAGACCATTTTAATTTTTGTATGAATGAATTAAAAATATTGTCACAAATGGACTCTTCTTTGGAACCGACTTATGATAATTTTTATAAAATAATTAATAATCTTAATGACTTAATTTATCAGATAAATGATTATGAAAAAACATTAGATATAGATCCATCTTTTTTAAATGATTTACAAGTTAGATTATCTAATTTGAAATTTTATCAAAAAAAATATCAAAGAAATTTACAAGATCTGATTAATTATAAAAATGAATTAATGAATTGTTTATCTTCTCAAAATTCTTTTAATAATATAAATGAAATGGCTTTATTTGAAGATAAAAAAAGACGCATAAGAGATAACTCTAATAAAGATTTATCGAAAATAAGAAAAAATATTGCTTTAGAATTTGAAGATAAATTGATTATGAGTTTAAAAAATTTAGGTATTCCCAATGCTCGTTTTAAAGTTGTTTTTGAAGAATCTGAACCAACAATGAATGGGTTTGATAAAGTTAATTTTATGTTTTCAGCGAATCCAGGTCTGCCTTTAGCACCTCTTGCAGAAAGAGCCTCTGGGGGAGAGAAATCTAGAGTTCTTTTGGCAATAAAGTCAATTTTTTCTACATTTAATCAATCTAATCTGTTGATTTTTGACGAAATCGACTTAGGTGTTAGCGGATCAGTCAGTAGTTACGTAGCTAATTTACTTCACGAATTGTCAATTCATCAGCAAGTTTTTTGCGTTACGCATCAACCTTTAATTGCAGCATTTGCTGATAATCATTTTGTTTTAAAAAAGAGTGTTATCGCTGGTGCTACAAAGTCTATTGTTATTAATTTAAAGGAAATCGCAGACCGGAAAAGGGAATTGGCTCTATTGGCTGGTGGTGAAATCGTAGAAGCTAATGCTTATGCGGAGAGTTTGCTGGAACATAAAGCTGCATGA
- a CDS encoding HAD family hydrolase, translated as MGLRLLHLNLHGLIRSHDLELGRDSDTGGQTLYVLELVKGLAARPEVEKVELITRLIIDRKVSSDYSKPVEKISSCAEIIRLPFGPKRYVRKELLWPYLDDLADQIVQRLQNENNLPDWIHAHYADAGYVGSLVSRRLGLPLVFTGHSLGREKLRRLLAAGIDHDQIEQNYSISKRIDAEELALAHSNLLITSTKQESDEQYARYGRFSADNVEIIPPGVDLNRFHAINFNLKEEEKTLNKLFKPFLRDLNLPPLLAISRAVRRKNIPALVETYGRSSILQQRHNLILILGCRDDSRQLDKQQREVFQQVFELVDKYNLYGKVAYPKQHKRDQIPSIYRWAATRKGLFVNPALTEPFGLTLLEAAACGLPMVTTDDGGPRDILARCDNGLLVDVTDLEALRDGLETAGSNPSVWNSWSKNGVEGVSRHFSWDAHICNYIALMQKRLKFLAPRNWTFGNIKQESPFAKKLIFLDLDNYLEQSNGLSKLRNKLKDHFFNYKIQLGILTGRSIQAARYRYAEIGLPKPAVWICQAGTEIYYGDENKSDIFWQDAISVDWNRKGVEKVLFDLKDYLVLQSTENQGLYKVSYLLKEPSDAILPLVRKRLRQSGLAALPHLKCHWYLDVVPLRASRAEAIRFLTLRWGLSLENILVIASQQGDAELIRGLTTSVIPLDHDLSLDTLRSQQRAFFSDAQDGVLDGLKHFRFFKSH; from the coding sequence TTGGGCTTAAGACTTTTACATTTAAATTTGCATGGTTTAATCCGTTCACATGATCTTGAGCTGGGCAGAGATTCAGATACTGGAGGTCAAACTTTATACGTTTTAGAATTAGTAAAAGGACTTGCAGCAAGGCCAGAAGTTGAAAAAGTTGAACTTATTACAAGATTAATTATTGATAGGAAAGTATCTTCTGACTATTCAAAGCCTGTGGAAAAGATATCAAGTTGTGCTGAAATTATTCGACTACCTTTTGGCCCTAAGCGTTATGTCAGGAAAGAATTGTTGTGGCCTTATTTAGATGATTTGGCTGATCAAATAGTTCAAAGATTACAGAACGAAAATAATTTGCCAGATTGGATTCATGCTCATTACGCAGATGCTGGTTATGTTGGGTCTTTAGTTAGTAGAAGATTAGGCTTGCCATTGGTTTTTACTGGCCATTCCTTAGGCCGTGAAAAACTTAGAAGATTATTGGCTGCTGGAATAGATCATGACCAAATAGAGCAAAATTATTCAATTAGCAAAAGAATTGATGCAGAAGAATTAGCTTTAGCACATTCAAACTTACTCATAACAAGCACTAAGCAGGAATCTGATGAACAGTATGCTCGTTATGGACGGTTTAGCGCAGATAATGTAGAAATAATTCCTCCTGGTGTTGATTTAAATCGTTTTCATGCAATAAATTTTAATTTAAAGGAAGAAGAAAAAACATTAAACAAACTTTTCAAACCTTTTTTAAGAGATTTAAATCTTCCTCCATTACTAGCTATATCAAGAGCAGTAAGGAGAAAAAATATTCCTGCATTGGTTGAGACTTACGGACGGTCATCAATTTTGCAGCAAAGACATAATCTGATTTTAATTTTAGGTTGTCGAGATGATTCACGTCAGCTTGATAAACAGCAAAGAGAAGTTTTTCAGCAAGTTTTTGAATTGGTAGACAAATATAATTTATACGGCAAAGTTGCTTATCCAAAACAACATAAAAGAGATCAAATCCCCTCAATTTATCGTTGGGCTGCAACTAGAAAAGGACTATTTGTTAATCCTGCCTTGACTGAGCCATTTGGCTTGACATTGTTGGAGGCTGCTGCGTGTGGATTGCCTATGGTTACTACTGACGATGGTGGTCCAAGGGATATTCTTGCTCGTTGTGACAATGGTCTACTTGTAGATGTAACTGATTTAGAAGCGTTGAGAGATGGTTTAGAGACTGCTGGATCCAACCCTTCTGTATGGAATAGTTGGAGTAAAAATGGAGTTGAGGGAGTAAGCAGGCATTTCAGTTGGGATGCTCATATTTGTAATTACATTGCATTGATGCAGAAGCGTCTCAAATTTCTTGCACCTCGAAACTGGACATTTGGAAATATTAAACAAGAGAGTCCTTTCGCTAAAAAGCTAATATTTCTTGATTTAGACAACTACCTTGAGCAATCAAATGGCTTATCAAAATTAAGGAACAAGTTAAAAGATCATTTTTTTAATTACAAAATTCAATTGGGAATTTTAACTGGCAGATCAATTCAAGCTGCTCGTTATCGATACGCAGAAATAGGTCTACCTAAACCTGCAGTTTGGATATGTCAAGCTGGAACTGAAATTTATTATGGTGATGAAAATAAATCAGATATTTTTTGGCAAGATGCAATAAGTGTTGATTGGAATCGTAAAGGCGTAGAAAAGGTTTTGTTCGATTTAAAAGATTATTTAGTCCTTCAATCAACTGAAAATCAAGGTTTGTATAAGGTTAGTTATTTATTAAAAGAACCAAGTGATGCAATTTTACCTTTAGTACGAAAAAGACTTAGGCAGTCTGGACTTGCTGCTTTGCCACATCTGAAATGTCATTGGTATTTAGACGTTGTTCCTTTGCGAGCATCACGAGCAGAAGCCATTAGATTTTTGACTTTACGCTGGGGGTTGTCTCTAGAAAATATTCTTGTTATAGCAAGTCAACAAGGTGATGCTGAGCTGATAAGAGGATTGACCACTAGTGTTATTCCATTGGATCATGATTTATCATTAGACACTTTGAGATCTCAACAAAGAGCTTTCTTTTCTGATGCTCAAGATGGTGTTTTAGATGGTTTAAAACATTTTCGATTTTTTAAAAGTCATTAA
- a CDS encoding alpha/beta hydrolase — protein MNLNYSFILLLIFFLSPNVKGAENLFLYKGTFSRNIKIEELNKFKSTKKPSSKLKNLIKITNQNEKDLHKILSLKIEVPLKTSSKLMNSKIGEVFLSRLSKIVYTNKILNKKLTTKAIRSGILLSSYKNDQKINLIDFLRAYPNKDIAIDLNALSKALKKIESLKELIEFYSDSPFKKLKDGRSST, from the coding sequence ATGAATTTAAATTACAGCTTTATCTTATTATTAATATTTTTTTTAAGTCCAAATGTCAAAGGAGCAGAAAATCTATTTCTTTATAAAGGAACATTTAGCAGAAACATAAAGATAGAAGAATTAAATAAATTCAAGTCAACAAAAAAGCCAAGTAGTAAATTAAAAAATCTAATAAAAATTACAAATCAAAATGAAAAAGATCTACACAAAATCCTATCTTTAAAAATAGAAGTTCCACTAAAGACAAGTAGTAAATTGATGAATAGTAAAATAGGTGAGGTTTTTTTAAGCAGATTATCTAAAATTGTATATACCAATAAAATATTAAATAAAAAATTAACTACTAAAGCAATTAGGTCTGGTATTTTATTAAGTTCTTATAAGAACGATCAGAAAATTAATCTAATAGATTTTTTGAGAGCATATCCCAATAAAGATATTGCGATTGATCTAAATGCATTGAGTAAAGCCCTTAAAAAAATAGAATCATTAAAAGAATTAATTGAATTCTATTCAGATTCACCTTTTAAAAAACTTAAAGATGGAAGGTCTAGCACTTAG
- a CDS encoding ABC1 kinase family protein has protein sequence MAEELSDFIEASGLLEYDPVAIDSIYKRNPIRLLRRLWQTLLPIGLFLLGVGWEKLIGSLEKNERKAFRAKEFTQLLVDLGPAFIKAGQALSTRPDIVPPIVLEELAQLQDQLPGFESKLAMACIEQDLEDKIENIFQEIDKEPISAASLGQVHKAILKSGEKVAVKIQRPGLREQITLDLYIVRNISIWFKNNIGIIRSDLVALIDELGKRIFEEMDYINEATNAERFKNLHSENNKIAVPKIYREATSRRVLTMEWIDGIKLTNIEAVRKLGIDPNEMIEIGVSCSLQQLIEHGFFHADPHPGNILAMKDGRLCYLDFGMMSDITQQSRIGLIRAVVHLVNKRFDKLSNDFVQLGFLSEEVDLAPIAPAFESVFTSALEIGVNKMDFKAVTDDMSGIMYKFPFKLPPYYALIIRSLITLEGIALSVDPNFKILGAAYPYFARRLMEDENPELRNSLKEMLFDENSLKLERLDDLLTSATKEKKLDSEKILDQTIDFLFSEKGIILRNELVNILAEKIDAIGWRTVIKLNNKLPSKIRSKTIEKSSLINTKQILNISSINKMFNTSKIKPGFKRKIFLKKIPKILITKDTYKMGFGLVKKTSEKGLIRLVKVAAGVRQ, from the coding sequence ATGGCCGAAGAATTAAGCGATTTTATTGAAGCCTCAGGTCTACTTGAGTATGACCCTGTGGCTATAGACTCAATCTACAAAAGAAATCCAATTCGTCTACTTCGCAGACTTTGGCAAACCCTTTTGCCAATTGGATTGTTTTTGTTGGGAGTTGGATGGGAAAAATTAATTGGTTCGTTAGAGAAAAATGAGAGAAAAGCATTTAGAGCAAAAGAATTTACACAACTCCTTGTTGATTTGGGACCAGCCTTCATAAAAGCTGGTCAAGCGCTATCTACGAGACCAGATATTGTTCCACCAATAGTTTTAGAAGAATTAGCACAGCTTCAAGATCAACTACCAGGGTTTGAAAGTAAACTGGCTATGGCATGTATTGAACAAGATTTAGAAGATAAAATTGAAAACATTTTTCAAGAAATAGATAAAGAACCAATTTCTGCAGCATCTTTAGGTCAAGTTCATAAAGCTATACTCAAAAGTGGAGAAAAAGTTGCTGTTAAAATTCAGAGACCAGGTTTAAGAGAGCAAATCACTTTAGATTTATACATAGTCAGAAATATATCTATTTGGTTTAAAAACAATATTGGGATTATTAGAAGTGATCTAGTCGCATTAATAGATGAGCTAGGTAAAAGAATTTTTGAAGAAATGGATTATATTAATGAAGCCACGAATGCTGAAAGATTTAAAAACCTTCATAGTGAAAATAATAAAATTGCGGTACCAAAAATCTACAGAGAAGCTACTAGTAGAAGGGTGCTTACAATGGAATGGATAGATGGAATAAAATTAACAAATATAGAAGCTGTCAGAAAATTAGGAATTGATCCAAATGAAATGATAGAAATTGGCGTAAGTTGTAGTCTACAGCAATTAATTGAGCATGGTTTTTTTCACGCCGACCCACATCCAGGAAACATTTTAGCAATGAAGGATGGACGACTTTGTTATTTGGATTTTGGAATGATGAGCGATATTACGCAGCAATCAAGAATTGGATTAATCAGAGCTGTTGTTCACCTTGTAAATAAAAGATTCGATAAGCTTTCCAATGATTTTGTCCAATTAGGGTTTCTTTCTGAAGAAGTAGATTTAGCACCTATTGCTCCTGCTTTTGAAAGTGTTTTTACAAGCGCCTTAGAAATAGGAGTTAATAAAATGGATTTTAAAGCTGTAACTGATGATATGTCCGGAATTATGTATAAATTTCCATTTAAATTACCACCTTATTACGCACTAATAATTAGATCTTTAATTACTTTAGAAGGAATAGCACTTAGTGTTGATCCCAATTTTAAAATATTAGGAGCTGCATATCCTTATTTTGCAAGAAGACTTATGGAAGATGAAAATCCAGAACTAAGAAATAGTTTAAAAGAAATGCTCTTTGATGAAAACAGTCTTAAATTGGAAAGATTGGATGATCTTCTTACAAGCGCTACTAAAGAAAAAAAATTAGATAGCGAAAAAATATTAGATCAAACAATTGATTTTTTATTTTCAGAAAAAGGTATAATTCTTAGAAATGAATTAGTTAATATTTTAGCTGAAAAGATAGATGCTATTGGATGGAGGACAGTAATAAAATTAAATAATAAACTCCCATCAAAAATTAGATCAAAAACAATTGAAAAATCTTCATTAATCAACACTAAGCAAATTTTGAACATATCTTCAATAAATAAAATGTTTAATACATCAAAAATAAAACCTGGATTTAAAAGAAAAATATTTCTTAAAAAAATACCAAAAATTTTAATAACTAAAGATACTTACAAAATGGGTTTTGGTTTAGTGAAAAAAACATCTGAAAAAGGACTAATTAGATTAGTCAAAGTTGCCGCTGGTGTAAGACAATAA
- the mraY gene encoding phospho-N-acetylmuramoyl-pentapeptide-transferase, which yields MAKSIKLLNNKKISFFYSVNNQIFILFGLILITCIFSDYWFKINNLTITFIITTLVSSIVTFIGIRKLKKIKVQQIIREEGPRNHLIKQGTPTMGGIFFIPIGIIISNILYFNKDDYKIILTLTFVIISFMFIGFIDDFISLKKQFNTGLKSYEKIILQFFFSFVFIIICAYNNLIPYDIQIAGNIIYIGNLIYPLGIFVLLAESNSTNLTDGLDGLLSGCSVLIFTGLAINILLNNTSNNSTLAPVCIAMAGACMGFLFLNKYPAKLFMGDSGSLAIGASLGGIALISNNLWSLLIMGGILVAESISVIIQVSIFKISKRLKGKGHRLFLMTPLHHHFELKGNNEILIVGSFWLVTLLLVMINLIFLINTSSFN from the coding sequence TTGGCAAAATCCATAAAGCTTTTAAATAATAAAAAAATATCATTTTTTTATAGTGTTAATAATCAAATATTCATTTTATTTGGATTAATATTAATTACTTGTATATTTTCTGATTATTGGTTTAAAATTAATAATTTAACTATTACTTTTATAATTACAACGCTAGTATCATCAATTGTTACTTTTATAGGAATACGTAAATTAAAAAAAATTAAGGTTCAACAAATCATTAGAGAAGAAGGTCCAAGAAACCATCTTATTAAGCAAGGAACTCCAACAATGGGTGGAATTTTTTTTATTCCTATTGGAATAATAATAAGCAATATTTTATATTTTAATAAAGACGATTACAAAATTATTTTGACTTTAACCTTTGTTATTATATCTTTTATGTTTATTGGCTTCATAGATGATTTTATTAGTTTAAAAAAACAATTCAATACTGGTCTCAAATCTTACGAAAAAATAATTTTACAATTTTTTTTTAGTTTTGTTTTTATTATTATTTGTGCATATAATAATTTAATACCATACGATATTCAAATAGCAGGCAATATTATTTATATAGGAAATCTAATTTATCCTTTAGGAATATTTGTATTATTAGCTGAAAGTAATTCAACCAATTTAACTGATGGTCTAGATGGTTTATTGAGTGGATGTAGCGTATTAATTTTCACAGGACTAGCTATTAATATTTTATTAAATAATACAAGTAATAATTCAACACTAGCTCCTGTTTGTATTGCAATGGCTGGAGCTTGTATGGGATTTCTTTTTCTAAATAAATATCCTGCAAAATTATTTATGGGAGATTCAGGTTCTCTAGCTATTGGAGCATCTCTGGGTGGTATAGCTTTAATATCAAATAATCTTTGGTCTCTTTTGATCATGGGAGGCATACTTGTCGCAGAGTCTATATCAGTAATAATTCAAGTAAGTATTTTTAAAATTTCTAAGCGATTAAAAGGAAAAGGTCATAGATTATTTTTAATGACTCCATTACATCACCATTTTGAACTTAAAGGTAACAATGAAATTCTTATTGTAGGTAGCTTTTGGTTAGTTACATTATTGTTAGTAATGATAAATCTAATTTTTTTAATAAATACTAGCTCTTTCAATTAA
- the uvrA gene encoding excinuclease ABC subunit UvrA, whose product MGSQESNSKKKTLKIGSSTEEVITIRGARQHNLKNVDLSIPRNKLVVFTGVSGSGKSSLAFDTIFAEGQRRYVESLSAYARQFLGQVDKPDVDSIEGLSPAISIDQKSTSHNPRSTVGTVTEIQDYFRLLFGRAGEPHCPECSRPIKPQSIDEMVDQIKTLPEGTRYQLLAPVVRGKKGTHSKLLSGLAAEGFVRVRINKEVRELSDNIELDKNQVHSIEVVVDRLIAREGIEERLTDSLSTTLKRGDGLAIVEAVPKKNEELPKGIDRERLFSENFACPVHGAVIEELSPRLFSFNSPYGACPDCHGLGHLKKFTCERVVPDPSLPVYAAIAPWSDKDNSYYFSLLFSVGEAFGFEIKTPWKDLKEEQKNILLNGSKEPILIKVDSRYKQDSGFKRPFEGILPILERQLQDANGEAVRQKLEKYLELVPCASCHGKRLRPEALAVKLGPFAITDLTSSSVSTTLENVEALMGLETTKNSQQLLSNKQKKIGELVLKEIRLRLQFLLDVGLDYLTLDRPAMTLSGGEAQRIRLATQIGAGLTGVLYVLDEPSIGLHQRDNDRLLSTLKKLRDLGNTLVVVEHDEDTIRAADHLVDIGPGAGVHGGEIIAEGSLDSLLTAKGSLTGAYLSGRSSIPTPASRRDSVQRKLRLIDCEKNNLKNLSVDFPLGRLVAVTGVSGSGKSTLINELLHPALNHSLGLKVPFPKGLKELKGIKSIDKVIVIDQSPIGRTPRSNTATYTGAFDPIRQLFATSVEAKARGYQAGQFSFNVKGGRCEACRGQGVNVIEMNFLPDVYVQCDVCKGARFNRETLQVKYKNYSISDVLEMTVEQAVDVFSAIPQAADRLRTLLDVGLGYIKLGQPAPTLSGGEAQRVKLATELSRRATGKTLYLIDEPTTGLSFYDVHKLMDVIQRLVDKGNSIIVIEHNLDVIRCSDWIIDMGPEGGNRGGEIIAIGTPEEIAKDSNSYTGNYLKKVLELHPPNKV is encoded by the coding sequence ATGGGAAGCCAAGAATCTAATTCAAAAAAAAAGACATTAAAGATTGGTTCTTCAACTGAAGAAGTCATAACTATTCGTGGTGCAAGGCAGCACAATTTAAAAAACGTTGATTTATCTATCCCAAGAAATAAGTTGGTTGTTTTTACAGGTGTTAGCGGAAGTGGTAAAAGTTCTTTAGCTTTTGATACTATTTTTGCTGAAGGACAAAGGCGATATGTTGAGAGTTTATCTGCTTATGCAAGACAATTTTTAGGTCAGGTTGATAAACCAGATGTCGATTCAATTGAAGGTTTGTCTCCAGCAATTTCTATTGATCAAAAATCAACAAGTCATAATCCTCGCTCAACAGTTGGAACGGTTACGGAAATACAAGACTATTTTCGTTTGCTTTTTGGAAGAGCGGGAGAACCTCATTGTCCTGAGTGCTCTAGGCCAATTAAGCCTCAAAGTATTGATGAGATGGTTGATCAAATTAAGACTCTTCCTGAAGGAACTAGATATCAATTACTTGCACCAGTTGTTAGAGGTAAAAAAGGAACACACTCAAAACTTTTGTCTGGACTTGCTGCAGAGGGATTTGTTCGTGTAAGAATTAACAAAGAAGTGAGAGAATTGTCAGATAATATTGAATTAGACAAAAATCAAGTTCATTCTATTGAGGTAGTTGTTGATAGATTGATTGCGAGAGAGGGAATTGAAGAGAGATTAACTGATTCTTTAAGTACTACTTTGAAAAGGGGAGATGGTTTAGCAATAGTTGAAGCAGTACCTAAAAAGAATGAAGAACTTCCTAAAGGTATTGATAGAGAAAGATTATTTTCTGAAAATTTCGCTTGCCCTGTTCATGGAGCAGTTATTGAAGAATTATCTCCACGATTATTTTCATTCAATAGTCCATATGGCGCATGTCCTGATTGCCATGGTCTTGGTCACTTGAAAAAATTTACCTGTGAAAGAGTTGTACCTGATCCATCGTTACCGGTTTATGCAGCTATTGCACCATGGAGTGACAAAGATAATTCGTATTATTTTTCACTATTATTCTCAGTTGGTGAGGCATTCGGTTTTGAGATAAAAACTCCTTGGAAAGATTTAAAAGAAGAGCAAAAAAATATTTTGTTAAATGGTAGTAAAGAGCCTATTTTAATAAAAGTAGATAGTAGATATAAGCAAGATTCTGGATTTAAAAGACCTTTTGAAGGTATTTTACCTATTTTAGAAAGACAGTTACAGGATGCAAATGGTGAAGCCGTTCGACAAAAATTAGAAAAATACCTTGAATTAGTCCCTTGCGCAAGCTGTCATGGCAAGAGGTTACGTCCTGAAGCTCTTGCTGTAAAACTTGGACCTTTTGCAATAACTGATCTCACTTCATCTAGTGTTTCTACCACACTAGAGAATGTTGAGGCATTAATGGGTCTCGAGACAACTAAAAATTCTCAGCAATTACTTTCTAATAAACAAAAAAAGATTGGGGAATTAGTTTTAAAAGAAATTCGATTACGTCTTCAATTTTTGTTGGATGTAGGGCTTGATTATTTAACTCTAGATAGGCCAGCAATGACTTTGTCCGGTGGGGAAGCTCAAAGAATACGACTTGCTACTCAAATAGGTGCAGGCTTAACAGGAGTTCTTTATGTGTTAGATGAACCTAGTATTGGACTCCATCAAAGAGATAATGATAGATTATTGTCTACTTTAAAAAAATTACGTGATCTAGGCAACACTTTGGTTGTTGTTGAACATGATGAAGATACGATAAGAGCTGCTGACCATTTAGTAGACATAGGTCCTGGTGCTGGTGTGCATGGAGGTGAAATTATCGCTGAAGGTTCTTTAGATAGTTTGTTGACCGCAAAAGGATCATTGACTGGTGCTTATCTTAGCGGGCGCTCATCTATTCCTACCCCTGCTAGTAGAAGAGACTCAGTACAAAGAAAATTACGTTTGATTGATTGTGAAAAAAATAATTTAAAAAATCTTTCAGTTGATTTTCCATTAGGCAGATTAGTTGCAGTTACTGGAGTTAGTGGAAGTGGGAAAAGTACTCTAATAAATGAATTACTTCATCCTGCTTTAAACCACTCTCTAGGGTTGAAAGTTCCTTTTCCAAAAGGATTAAAAGAACTGAAAGGTATTAAATCTATTGATAAAGTTATTGTTATTGATCAATCTCCAATTGGTAGAACCCCAAGATCTAATACGGCCACTTATACAGGTGCATTTGATCCTATAAGACAACTTTTTGCTACTTCTGTTGAAGCAAAAGCGAGAGGATATCAAGCAGGGCAATTCAGTTTTAATGTCAAAGGTGGAAGATGTGAGGCTTGTCGTGGCCAAGGGGTAAATGTAATTGAAATGAATTTTTTACCTGATGTCTATGTTCAATGTGATGTATGTAAAGGAGCTCGATTTAATCGAGAGACATTGCAAGTGAAATATAAAAATTATTCTATTTCCGATGTATTAGAAATGACTGTTGAGCAAGCAGTTGATGTTTTTTCTGCAATACCTCAAGCTGCAGATCGATTAAGGACACTTTTAGACGTTGGTCTTGGTTACATTAAGCTTGGTCAACCTGCTCCAACATTATCTGGTGGAGAAGCTCAGAGAGTAAAACTTGCTACTGAGTTATCTAGAAGAGCTACTGGTAAAACTTTATATTTAATTGATGAACCCACTACTGGTTTAAGTTTTTATGATGTTCATAAATTGATGGATGTCATACAAAGATTGGTAGATAAAGGAAATTCAATTATTGTTATTGAGCATAATTTGGATGTTATTAGATGTTCAGATTGGATTATTGATATGGGTCCGGAAGGAGGTAATCGTGGAGGTGAAATTATTGCTATTGGAACTCCTGAAGAAATTGCAAAGGATTCAAATAGTTATACAGGTAATTATTTAAAAAAAGTTTTGGAATTACATCCTCCTAATAAGGTTTGA